A single Microbacterium protaetiae DNA region contains:
- the pcaH gene encoding protocatechuate 3,4-dioxygenase subunit beta yields the protein MTDPQPTAAAPESLLASADFPPQSQITREIQDIHTEYARREAAGEKLPATIYDFPPYRSSLLRHPTKNPRLVDPETIELYSPAYGQRDVAAIESDLTLQHAGEPLGERITVRGRLLDSWGRPIPNQLIEIWQANSSGRYIHQRDQHPAPLDPNFTGAGRAITNDNGEYLFTTIKPGAYPWKNHINAWRPAHIHFSVFGNGFTQRIVTQMYFPGDPLFALDPIYNSIHRQKDRDRLISTYDHDLTVPEFSMGYRWDIVVDGPDATWHEPEEGEH from the coding sequence ATGACAGACCCTCAGCCGACGGCCGCAGCGCCCGAGAGCCTGCTCGCGTCAGCCGACTTCCCGCCGCAGTCGCAGATCACCCGCGAGATCCAGGACATCCACACCGAGTATGCGCGCCGCGAGGCCGCGGGCGAGAAGCTCCCGGCCACGATCTATGATTTTCCGCCGTACCGGTCGAGCCTGCTCCGTCACCCGACCAAGAACCCGCGCCTGGTCGACCCCGAGACCATCGAGCTGTACTCGCCGGCCTACGGCCAGCGGGATGTCGCAGCCATAGAGTCCGATCTCACGCTGCAGCACGCGGGTGAGCCGCTGGGCGAGCGCATCACCGTGCGCGGTCGCCTGCTCGACTCGTGGGGACGTCCCATTCCGAACCAGCTGATCGAGATCTGGCAGGCGAACTCGTCGGGCCGCTACATCCATCAGCGCGATCAGCACCCTGCCCCGCTCGACCCCAACTTCACCGGGGCGGGCCGCGCGATCACGAACGACAACGGCGAGTACCTGTTCACGACGATCAAGCCGGGCGCCTACCCGTGGAAGAACCACATCAACGCCTGGCGTCCCGCGCACATCCACTTCTCGGTGTTCGGCAACGGGTTCACGCAGCGCATCGTCACGCAGATGTACTTCCCCGGTGACCCGCTGTTCGCGCTCGATCCGATCTACAACTCGATCCACCGGCAGAAGGACCGCGACCGACTGATCAGCACCTACGACCACGACCTCACTGTCCCGGAGTTCTCGATGGGCTACCGCTGGGACATCGTCGTCGACGGACCGGATGCCACGTGGCACGAGCCCGAGGAGGGTGAGCACTGA
- a CDS encoding IclR family transcriptional regulator produces the protein MPDDGMLARIMRVLSCFSDDEPAVGAGQIAARTGIPVSTVHRLLADLVAEGLLSRAPGRSYTIGARLWELGELSPLSLRLRETALPHMARLYEATGENVHLAVLDGPSPEASVALFVGRVTGSGSIPTLSRMGGRQPLHTTGVGKALLSTRDQAWLGRYFTMPLQRETTHSILDEERLRGELRRAQARGYATTREEMTLGNVSVAAPVAHVQGLPPVAIGVVVHLDRADERRLAPLVVQAARDLHHDLRTSH, from the coding sequence ATGCCGGACGACGGGATGCTCGCGCGCATCATGCGTGTGCTGTCGTGCTTCTCCGACGACGAGCCGGCAGTCGGCGCAGGCCAGATCGCTGCGCGCACCGGCATCCCGGTCTCGACAGTGCACCGACTGCTCGCCGACCTCGTCGCCGAGGGGCTGCTCTCGCGTGCGCCGGGCCGCAGCTATACGATCGGCGCGCGGCTCTGGGAACTCGGCGAGCTCTCGCCCCTGTCGCTGCGGCTGCGCGAAACGGCGCTGCCCCATATGGCGCGACTGTACGAGGCGACCGGCGAGAACGTGCACCTCGCCGTGCTCGATGGGCCCAGCCCTGAGGCATCCGTCGCCTTGTTCGTCGGGCGGGTGACCGGCTCCGGTTCGATCCCCACGCTCAGCCGCATGGGCGGCAGGCAACCCCTGCACACGACCGGCGTCGGCAAGGCGCTGCTGTCGACCCGTGATCAGGCGTGGCTTGGGCGTTACTTCACGATGCCGCTGCAGCGCGAGACCACGCACTCGATCCTCGACGAGGAGCGCCTGCGCGGCGAGCTGCGTCGCGCCCAAGCACGCGGCTACGCGACCACCCGCGAAGAGATGACGCTGGGAAACGTGTCGGTCGCCGCCCCCGTCGCCCACGTGCAAGGGCTGCCGCCGGTGGCCATCGGCGTGGTCGTGCACCTCGACCGCGCCGACGAGCGGCGGCTCGCTCCGCTGGTCGTGCAAGCCGCGCGCGACCTGCACCACGATCTCCGTACCTCCCACTGA
- the pcaG gene encoding protocatechuate 3,4-dioxygenase subunit alpha has product MPEKTLDPTPGQTVGPFFAYGTIYPKMHEVVHPYSPGAIVLGGTVYDGNGAPIPDSMVEIFGADSDGTVSRARGAFRRDDHTFTGFGRSFTTDEGHYEFWTRNPGAEAGKAPFFAAIVFARGLPNKLHTRIYLPDDEAALAADPLLSSLDPAERATLIATRLPDGSLQHDIHLQGEGETVFLTF; this is encoded by the coding sequence ATGCCCGAGAAGACCCTGGATCCCACGCCGGGCCAGACCGTCGGCCCGTTCTTCGCGTACGGCACCATCTACCCGAAGATGCACGAGGTCGTCCATCCGTACAGTCCGGGAGCGATCGTGCTCGGCGGCACGGTGTACGACGGCAACGGTGCCCCGATCCCCGACTCGATGGTGGAGATCTTCGGCGCCGACAGCGACGGCACCGTGTCCCGTGCGCGCGGCGCGTTCCGCCGCGACGATCACACCTTCACCGGGTTCGGGCGCTCGTTCACGACCGATGAGGGGCACTACGAATTCTGGACTCGCAACCCGGGAGCCGAGGCCGGCAAGGCGCCGTTCTTCGCTGCGATCGTCTTCGCCCGAGGGCTGCCGAACAAGCTGCACACCCGCATCTACCTGCCCGACGACGAGGCGGCGCTCGCCGCCGACCCGCTGCTGAGTTCGCTCGATCCCGCCGAGCGCGCGACGCTGATCGCCACGCGGCTGCCCGACGGATCGCTGCAGCACGACATCCATTTGCAGGGCGAGGGTGAGACCGTCTTCCTCACGTTCTGA